Proteins encoded together in one Meles meles chromosome 7, mMelMel3.1 paternal haplotype, whole genome shotgun sequence window:
- the LOC123946236 gene encoding apolipoprotein L3-like isoform X2 yields the protein MTSGARGLSPESESLLEEVIETFRNTVRCEDLYLLLSDHESWERFVAEATLSREEAEALREGLNELQRTMDLEAEDQQARESFLHKFPELKLKIEERIRKLHELADEVDRVHWDCTIANVVAGSAGVVSGLLSILGLGLAPVTAGASLALLATGIGLGAAATVTQVSTSIVEDSSELSAKAQASHLTSTDFEKQEVVAKVLRDRIPQIYSLTDKCFRALQNIAKNIRAIKLAKVKPRLVVNSRCLMTAQRVSVRGGQQVQKAFGGTALAMTKQAWIMGVATAGLSLAMDVVNLVKDSGHLQKGAKTESAEGMRWQARELECKLEKLTEIYESLKEGPTP from the exons ATGACCTCGGGAGCCCGTGGGCTCAGCCCAG aGAGTGAAAGCCTTCTCGAGGAGGTCATTGAGACTTTCCGGAACACAGTGAGGTGTGAGGACCTATACCTCCTGCTGAGTGACCATGAATCCTGGGAGAGATTTGTGGCTGAGGCCACTTTGTCCAG ggaggaggcagaagcCCTACGTGAAGGTCTGAACGAGCTGCAAAGAACCATGGATCTGGAGGCTGAAGATCAGCAGGCTAGGGAGAGTTTTCTGCATAAGTTTCCCGAGTTGAAACTCAAGATTGAGGAGCGCATAAGAAAGCTCCACGAGCTTGCAGATGAGGTGGACAGGGTACACTGGGACTGCACCATCGCCAACGTAGTAGCCGGCTCCGCTGGTGTTGTGTCTGGCCTCTTAAGCATCCTTGGtctgggtctggctcctgtgacaGCAGGGGCCAGTCTGGCACTCTTGGCAACTGGGATAGGGCTGGGAGCAGCAGCCACTGTGACCCAGGTGTCTACCAGCATCGTGGAAGACTCAAGTGAGTTGTCCGCAAAAGCCCAAGCCAGTCACCTGACATCAACTGATTTTGAGAAACAGGAGGTCGTTGCAAAGGTTCTGCGTGACCGCATACCCCAGATTTATTCCTTAACAGATAAATGCTTTAGAGCCCTGCAAAACATTGCAAAGAATATTCGTGCCATCAAGCTTGCCAAAGTCAAACCTCGCCTTGTAGTCAATTCCAGATGCCTCATGACAGCTCAGAGAGTCTCAGTTCGAGGTGGCCAGCAGGTGCAGAAAGCTTTTGGAGGCACTGCTCTGGCAATGACCAAACAAGCCTGGATCATGGGTGTGGCCACCGCAGGTCTCTCCCTTGCAATGGATGTGGTCAACCTGGTGAAAGACTCAGGGCACTTGCAAAAGGGAGCAAAGACAGAGTCAGCTGAAGGCATGAGGTGGCAGGCCCGGGAACTGGAGTGCAAGTTGGAGAAGCTCACCGAGATCTATGAAAGTCTGAAGGAGGGCCCGACTCCGTGA
- the LOC123946236 gene encoding apolipoprotein L3-like isoform X3, which yields MTSGARGLSPESESLLEEVIETFRNTVRCEDLYLLLSDHESWERFVAEATLSREEAEALREGLNELQRTMDLEAEDQQARESFLHKFPELKLKIEERIRKLHELADEVDRVHWDCTIANVVAGSAGVVSGLLSILGLGLAPVTAGASLALLATGIGLGAAATVTQVSTSIVEDSSELSAKAQASHLTSTDFEKQEVVAKVLRDRIPQIYSLTDKCFRALQNIAKNIRAIKLAKVKPRLVVNSRCLMTAQRVSVRGGQQVQKAFGGTALAMTKQAWIMGVATAGLSLAMDVVNLVKDSGHLQKGAKTESAEGMRWQARELECKLEKLTEIYESLKEGPTP from the exons aGAGTGAAAGCCTTCTCGAGGAGGTCATTGAGACTTTCCGGAACACAGTGAGGTGTGAGGACCTATACCTCCTGCTGAGTGACCATGAATCCTGGGAGAGATTTGTGGCTGAGGCCACTTTGTCCAG ggaggaggcagaagcCCTACGTGAAGGTCTGAACGAGCTGCAAAGAACCATGGATCTGGAGGCTGAAGATCAGCAGGCTAGGGAGAGTTTTCTGCATAAGTTTCCCGAGTTGAAACTCAAGATTGAGGAGCGCATAAGAAAGCTCCACGAGCTTGCAGATGAGGTGGACAGGGTACACTGGGACTGCACCATCGCCAACGTAGTAGCCGGCTCCGCTGGTGTTGTGTCTGGCCTCTTAAGCATCCTTGGtctgggtctggctcctgtgacaGCAGGGGCCAGTCTGGCACTCTTGGCAACTGGGATAGGGCTGGGAGCAGCAGCCACTGTGACCCAGGTGTCTACCAGCATCGTGGAAGACTCAAGTGAGTTGTCCGCAAAAGCCCAAGCCAGTCACCTGACATCAACTGATTTTGAGAAACAGGAGGTCGTTGCAAAGGTTCTGCGTGACCGCATACCCCAGATTTATTCCTTAACAGATAAATGCTTTAGAGCCCTGCAAAACATTGCAAAGAATATTCGTGCCATCAAGCTTGCCAAAGTCAAACCTCGCCTTGTAGTCAATTCCAGATGCCTCATGACAGCTCAGAGAGTCTCAGTTCGAGGTGGCCAGCAGGTGCAGAAAGCTTTTGGAGGCACTGCTCTGGCAATGACCAAACAAGCCTGGATCATGGGTGTGGCCACCGCAGGTCTCTCCCTTGCAATGGATGTGGTCAACCTGGTGAAAGACTCAGGGCACTTGCAAAAGGGAGCAAAGACAGAGTCAGCTGAAGGCATGAGGTGGCAGGCCCGGGAACTGGAGTGCAAGTTGGAGAAGCTCACCGAGATCTATGAAAGTCTGAAGGAGGGCCCGACTCCGTGA